The proteins below are encoded in one region of Microbispora sp. NBC_01189:
- a CDS encoding fumarate reductase/succinate dehydrogenase flavoprotein subunit translates to MDIPSPADRLHLECQVLVVGGGTAGTMAAITAAERGADVILLEKAHVRHSGALAMGMDGVNNAVIPGKATPEDYVAEITRANDGVVNQRTVHQTATRGYDMVRRLERYGVKFEKNEHGDYAVRRVHRSGSYVLPMPEGKDVKKVLYRVLRRRDIREKVRIENRVMPVRVLTNEGRAVGVAGFDTRSGRFVTVSAGAVILATGACGRLGLPASGYLYGTYENPTNAGDGYAMAYHAGAELSGIECFQINPLIKDYNGPACAYVANPFGGYQVNAEGERFVDCDYWSGQMMAEVAGEIASARGPIYLKTTHLPDETLTALENILHTTERPTRGTFHAGRGHDYRTHDVEMHISEIGLCGGHSASGVWVDENGATTVPGLYAAGDLACVPHNYMIGAFVFGDLAGAHAAEHHRTAGGLPENQITAAHELIYRPLRNPDGPPQPQVEYKLRRFVNDYVAPPKTGRKLGLALETFERMRDEIAAMGARTPHELMRCAEVTFIRDCAEMAARSSLVRTESRWGLYHDRADLPARNDDEWLYHLNLRRNAAGAMEFVKRPVEPYLVPVEGFTPRPAEPVVVGAYGAPGPAARRGGGGRLAVEAIGRSPRILELLRLADGEPSLDQIIPYLAEADPKVRRAAVATLTETTPPGVETALAQALADPHGTVRRAAATGLRELVEVLPATPAFGASLRAVAGYGASPEASPGGGGQAGVSHGGVGDTAGGAVAAGGDPIVRAAVLDVLRALRLGDAHLFGTALPDPDSRVRIEAVRGLVSLDDAGRVALAAEDEDREVRVWAARGIGAIGLPGGAPAVARLAADPDPLVRAAALEASAGLGPALYREPGSGSGSGSGSGFDAGVGSVSGFGETAVRALADPAWEVRVGAARGLAAADPGMAAGPLVAALGDPHLDVRKAAVLSLSAWAARQDVAAALRGALGDSDADVRAYARRALESAAPADAAGVPAGV, encoded by the coding sequence ATGGACATCCCTTCCCCGGCAGACCGCCTGCATCTGGAATGCCAGGTTCTGGTGGTGGGCGGCGGCACCGCCGGGACCATGGCGGCGATCACCGCCGCCGAGCGCGGCGCCGACGTGATCCTGCTGGAAAAGGCGCACGTACGGCACAGCGGCGCCCTCGCGATGGGCATGGACGGCGTGAACAACGCGGTCATCCCCGGCAAGGCCACGCCCGAGGACTATGTCGCCGAGATCACCAGGGCCAACGACGGGGTGGTCAACCAGCGCACCGTCCACCAGACGGCGACCCGCGGCTACGACATGGTGCGGCGGCTGGAGCGCTACGGGGTGAAGTTCGAGAAGAACGAGCACGGCGACTACGCGGTGCGCCGGGTCCACCGGTCGGGCAGCTACGTTCTGCCGATGCCGGAGGGCAAGGACGTCAAGAAGGTCCTCTACCGTGTGCTGCGCCGCCGCGACATCCGCGAGAAGGTGCGCATCGAGAACCGGGTGATGCCGGTCCGCGTGCTCACGAACGAGGGCAGGGCCGTCGGGGTCGCCGGGTTCGACACCCGTTCCGGGCGGTTCGTCACGGTCTCCGCCGGAGCCGTGATCCTCGCGACCGGCGCGTGCGGGCGGCTGGGCCTGCCCGCCAGCGGCTACCTGTACGGCACGTACGAGAACCCGACCAACGCCGGGGACGGGTACGCGATGGCCTACCACGCGGGCGCCGAGCTCAGCGGCATCGAGTGCTTCCAGATCAACCCGCTCATCAAGGACTACAACGGCCCGGCCTGCGCCTACGTGGCCAACCCGTTCGGGGGCTACCAGGTCAACGCCGAGGGGGAGCGGTTCGTCGACTGCGACTACTGGTCGGGCCAGATGATGGCCGAGGTGGCCGGCGAGATCGCCTCGGCGCGCGGCCCGATCTACCTCAAGACCACCCACCTGCCGGACGAGACGCTCACCGCGCTCGAGAACATCCTGCACACCACCGAGCGGCCCACCCGGGGCACCTTCCACGCCGGGCGCGGGCACGACTACCGCACCCACGACGTGGAGATGCACATCTCCGAGATCGGCCTGTGCGGCGGGCACTCGGCGTCGGGCGTCTGGGTGGACGAGAACGGCGCGACCACCGTCCCCGGCCTGTACGCCGCGGGCGACCTGGCCTGCGTGCCGCACAACTACATGATCGGCGCGTTCGTCTTCGGCGACCTCGCCGGGGCCCACGCCGCCGAGCACCACCGTACGGCCGGCGGCCTGCCGGAGAACCAGATCACCGCCGCGCACGAGCTGATCTACCGTCCGCTGCGCAACCCCGACGGCCCGCCGCAGCCGCAGGTCGAGTACAAGCTGCGGAGGTTCGTCAACGACTACGTCGCCCCGCCGAAGACCGGCAGGAAGCTCGGTCTCGCGCTGGAGACGTTCGAGCGGATGCGCGACGAGATCGCGGCGATGGGCGCGCGGACCCCGCACGAGCTGATGCGGTGCGCGGAGGTGACGTTCATTAGGGACTGCGCGGAGATGGCCGCCCGGTCCTCGCTGGTCCGCACCGAGAGCAGGTGGGGCCTCTACCACGACCGCGCCGACCTGCCCGCACGGAACGACGACGAGTGGCTCTATCACCTCAACCTGCGCAGGAACGCCGCCGGGGCGATGGAGTTCGTCAAGCGCCCGGTCGAGCCGTACCTCGTGCCTGTCGAGGGCTTCACGCCCCGCCCGGCCGAGCCGGTCGTCGTCGGCGCGTACGGCGCGCCCGGCCCCGCGGCCCGGCGCGGCGGGGGCGGGCGGCTCGCGGTGGAGGCGATCGGGCGCTCGCCCCGCATCCTCGAACTGCTGCGGCTCGCCGACGGCGAGCCGTCGCTCGACCAGATCATCCCCTACCTGGCGGAGGCCGACCCGAAGGTCCGCAGGGCGGCCGTCGCCACGCTGACCGAGACCACGCCCCCGGGTGTGGAGACCGCGCTGGCCCAGGCCCTCGCCGACCCGCACGGCACCGTACGGCGGGCCGCCGCCACCGGCCTGCGGGAACTCGTCGAGGTGCTGCCCGCGACCCCCGCCTTCGGCGCCTCCCTCCGCGCGGTCGCCGGTTACGGGGCGAGCCCTGAGGCGAGTCCGGGAGGAGGGGGCCAGGCGGGGGTGAGTCACGGCGGCGTGGGGGATACGGCCGGCGGGGCCGTTGCGGCGGGCGGGGACCCGATCGTCCGCGCGGCCGTCCTGGACGTCCTGCGGGCGCTGCGCCTCGGTGACGCCCACCTGTTCGGGACGGCGCTCCCCGACCCCGACTCCCGGGTGCGGATCGAGGCGGTGCGGGGGCTGGTCTCGCTCGACGACGCCGGGCGGGTGGCGCTCGCCGCCGAGGACGAGGATCGCGAGGTGCGGGTCTGGGCGGCCAGGGGGATCGGGGCCATCGGCCTGCCCGGCGGCGCCCCGGCCGTCGCCCGGCTCGCCGCCGACCCCGATCCGCTCGTCCGGGCGGCCGCGCTGGAGGCGTCCGCCGGGCTCGGCCCGGCTCTCTATCGTGAGCCCGGGTCCGGGTCCGGGTCCGGGTCCGGCTCCGGCTTCGACGCTGGCGTCGGCTCCGTCTCGGGCTTCGGCGAGACGGCCGTACGGGCCCTGGCGGATCCGGCCTGGGAGGTGAGAGTGGGTGCGGCCCGAGGGCTGGCGGCCGCCGATCCCGGCATGGCGGCGGGGCCGTTGGTGGCCGCGCTCGGCGACCCGCACCTCGACGTACGCAAGGCCGCGGTCCTCTCGCTGTCCGCCTGGGCGGCGCGGCAGGACGTGGCCGCGGCCCTGCGCGGCGCGCTCGGCGATTCCGACGCCGACGTCCGCGCGTATGCCCGCAGGGCGCTGGAGTCCGCCGCCCCGGCCGACGCGGCCGGGGTTCCGGCGGGGGTCTGA
- a CDS encoding rhodanese-like domain-containing protein, translated as MTGAAVTGAAAPVRPPGARSIDEILADSRRRLRRLTPEEAYGRVQAGALLVDIRPAAQRAAEGEVPGALIVERNVLEWRFDPAQDARLPEATGYDVEVIVICSEGYTSSLAAASLHDLGLTRSSDVVGGFVAWRAAGLPATGGRPAPS; from the coding sequence GTGACGGGCGCGGCGGTGACAGGCGCGGCGGCTCCGGTCCGCCCGCCGGGTGCCCGGAGCATCGACGAGATCCTCGCCGACAGCCGGCGCCGCCTGCGCCGGCTCACGCCGGAGGAGGCGTACGGCAGGGTCCAGGCAGGCGCACTGCTCGTCGACATCCGCCCCGCGGCCCAGCGGGCGGCGGAGGGCGAGGTGCCCGGCGCGCTGATCGTCGAACGCAACGTCCTGGAGTGGCGCTTCGACCCCGCCCAGGACGCCCGGCTGCCCGAGGCGACCGGATACGACGTGGAGGTGATCGTGATCTGTTCCGAGGGCTACACGTCGAGCCTGGCCGCCGCGTCGCTCCACGACCTCGGGCTGACGCGCTCCTCCGACGTCGTGGGCGGGTTCGTGGCCTGGCGGGCCGCGGGACTGCCCGCGACCGGCGGGCGTCCCGCGCCCTCCTGA
- a CDS encoding cysteine dioxygenase, producing the protein MTANASTLTRTRLADIAHALATSPDEWIQRVRLSTDGRWYERLHGDDDHEIWLISWLPGQSTGFHDHGGSRGAFAVALGSLREHDLTVERDLDAGDAREFGPDYVHEVRNVSSAPAVSVHVYSPPLSSMNRFDLTDGRLTRIAEEGAEQW; encoded by the coding sequence ATGACCGCGAACGCATCCACCCTCACCCGCACCCGGCTGGCGGACATCGCCCACGCGCTGGCCACCTCTCCCGACGAATGGATCCAGCGCGTACGGCTCAGCACCGACGGCCGCTGGTACGAGCGCCTGCACGGCGACGACGACCACGAGATCTGGCTGATCAGCTGGCTGCCCGGCCAGTCGACCGGGTTCCACGACCACGGCGGCTCGCGGGGTGCCTTCGCCGTCGCCCTCGGCAGCCTGCGCGAGCACGACCTGACCGTCGAACGGGATCTCGACGCCGGTGACGCGCGTGAGTTCGGGCCCGACTACGTGCACGAGGTGCGCAACGTCTCGTCCGCCCCGGCGGTCAGCGTGCACGTCTACTCGCCCCCGCTGTCGAGCATGAATCGCTTCGACCTCACCGACGGCCGGCTGACCAGGATCGCCGAGGAAGGCGCGGAGCAGTGGTGA
- a CDS encoding hemerythrin domain-containing protein, whose product MADGERKGDLFNDLVRLLAVHESAEEQVVHPAARSSAGDEVVEARLHEESEAKHALSDLYDLGVNHPEFDARLAMLEKAVVEHATHEEQEEFPRLRQELSAERLRRMAGAVRAAEAMAPTRPHPGAGESATANLLTGPPVAVFDKIRDAVRDWRQSNKD is encoded by the coding sequence GTGGCGGACGGCGAGCGCAAGGGCGACCTGTTCAACGACCTCGTGCGGCTGCTGGCCGTGCACGAGAGCGCGGAGGAGCAGGTCGTGCACCCCGCCGCGCGCTCGTCGGCGGGCGACGAGGTCGTCGAGGCCCGCCTGCACGAGGAGAGCGAGGCCAAGCACGCCCTCTCCGACCTGTACGACCTCGGCGTGAACCATCCCGAGTTCGACGCCAGGCTCGCCATGCTGGAGAAGGCGGTCGTCGAGCACGCCACGCACGAGGAGCAGGAGGAGTTCCCCCGCCTGCGCCAGGAGCTCTCCGCCGAGCGGCTGCGCCGGATGGCCGGCGCCGTACGGGCGGCCGAGGCGATGGCGCCGACCCGGCCGCACCCGGGCGCCGGGGAGTCCGCGACCGCGAACCTGCTGACCGGCCCGCCGGTCGCGGTGTTCGACAAGATCCGCGACGCGGTGCGCGACTGGCGGCAGTCGAACAAGGACTGA
- a CDS encoding Lsr2 dimerization domain-containing protein: MGEAAAAGGHTTRFPGRRARHRLPLDGGRGPTAGGDQHDIRERGYHVVPQYEVNDRRIDLVVSGAQGRLAVECDGDHWHGTPEQLENDLHRERELKRAGWRFWRVRESEFYFDQEAALRPLWAELDRRGIRPGEITAEGEPQQDDTWSAVALSAQDGWDDLDDGNSLDIEQTALTPLPPPRPDVAVSARTITEPGTARATATGASSSQIRAWARRHGYEVGVRGRLPEDVLEAYHQAH; this comes from the coding sequence ATGGGAGAAGCGGCGGCTGCGGGTGGGCACACCACCCGATTTCCAGGGCGACGAGCGCGACATCGTCTTCCTCTCGATGGTGGTCGCGGACCGACGGCCGGCGGTGACCAGCACGACATACGGGAACGCGGCTACCACGTGGTTCCCCAGTACGAGGTCAACGACCGCCGGATCGACCTGGTCGTCAGCGGAGCGCAGGGACGCCTGGCGGTCGAATGCGACGGCGACCACTGGCACGGCACGCCCGAGCAGCTGGAGAACGACCTCCACCGGGAGCGGGAGCTCAAACGGGCGGGCTGGCGGTTCTGGCGGGTGCGAGAGAGCGAGTTCTACTTTGACCAGGAGGCCGCGCTGCGACCTCTCTGGGCGGAACTCGACCGGCGTGGCATCCGGCCGGGCGAGATCACGGCTGAGGGCGAACCGCAGCAGGACGACACCTGGAGCGCGGTGGCGCTGTCTGCTCAGGACGGCTGGGACGATCTCGACGACGGCAATTCACTCGATATTGAACAAACGGCCCTCACTCCGCTGCCCCCGCCGCGTCCCGACGTCGCCGTCTCCGCTCGCACGATCACGGAGCCGGGCACGGCGCGGGCGACCGCAACCGGCGCGTCGAGTTCGCAGATCCGCGCTTGGGCACGCCGGCACGGCTACGAGGTCGGCGTCCGAGGCCGCCTCCCGGAAGACGTCCTTGAGGCCTACCACCAGGCGCACTAG
- a CDS encoding TIGR00725 family protein, whose amino-acid sequence MAIQVAVCGPRDCTAEDERNAREVGRLLAERGAVVICGGYTGVMAAVAAGACSAGGTVVGILSRPDREHANPDLSIVIPTGAGEARNNIIVNSGDAVIVIGGSWGTLSELALAMRHGRAPVVQLGGWRLLDQHGDPVPGIRHAASPEHALELTGLWS is encoded by the coding sequence GTGGCGATTCAAGTAGCGGTATGCGGGCCTCGCGACTGCACGGCCGAGGACGAGCGCAACGCGCGTGAGGTCGGCCGGTTGCTGGCCGAGCGCGGCGCGGTGGTGATTTGCGGCGGATACACCGGAGTGATGGCCGCGGTGGCGGCGGGAGCGTGCTCCGCCGGCGGGACCGTCGTCGGCATTCTGTCCCGTCCGGACCGCGAGCACGCCAACCCCGATCTGAGCATCGTGATCCCCACCGGGGCCGGCGAGGCACGCAACAACATCATCGTCAACTCGGGGGACGCTGTGATCGTCATCGGCGGTTCCTGGGGAACCCTCTCCGAACTCGCCCTCGCCATGCGGCACGGCCGGGCTCCCGTCGTCCAGCTCGGAGGTTGGCGCCTCCTCGACCAGCACGGCGATCCCGTTCCGGGCATACGGCACGCCGCCTCACCCGAGCATGCCCTGGAACTGACGGGCCTCTGGTCGTAG
- a CDS encoding DUF6571 family protein: MTSPSGDFCGIDPAAMNSMAADLRRAADRLTAFSADFEGLFRANEVSTTPLSQVTAIADWGRGQVPKLSERAELIKALNGTGDNTFARLPDALDSFATGRGLGLMYGTGLFENSDFTSETKGELAHQHIKEIAALGKDPAAAAAFFATLPKEVREALPDLLTATGSPTAKEDLAAFSAALGAALRAPGRIPAVEKLKAELVSKPADRGVAWNRLALLAGAKAPTDVRVAAARALALDDFMKDPRQDWFGGSASLSRTYGYSPDTIALALEVLVGDGKAARATFAQLGGDGAKLSPVEMMKRFLDYSKTVGSGNEITGAFGRALATASGAYDEKDGAHSTEAARFAFNVIREMPKLGVQYPMRTSMAEIAGSYATEFTEGANLGDANRTQPSAFGPVETIVPGLNPVFRLSPKDTYEFVKTFADSAAHIKPFEEGMGNLTDRLVNTAAKMDHGKSTDHLERAMRALGYVAGMQFATEREVQGKLDAEDQARVKAEMFTYGLGLGVIGFAISSVAGQVLWLGVSTFTPLGVEPAITLDKSRLGQLDERDRAAYMARETWLANILLSNGFKAKVPPNDPRFAKAPIAGADGKLLPFSEIAKNKAAVRNFDNWLIANGSGGLDDRILGEVQTSLEERFAGARKVAETRGPSPYE, translated from the coding sequence ATGACATCTCCCAGCGGCGATTTCTGCGGCATCGACCCGGCGGCGATGAACTCCATGGCGGCCGACCTGCGCCGGGCCGCCGACCGGCTCACCGCCTTCTCGGCCGACTTCGAGGGACTGTTCCGGGCGAACGAGGTGAGCACCACTCCCCTGTCGCAGGTCACCGCCATCGCCGACTGGGGCCGGGGCCAGGTGCCCAAACTCTCGGAGCGGGCCGAGCTGATCAAAGCGCTGAACGGGACCGGCGACAACACCTTCGCCCGTCTGCCGGACGCACTCGACAGCTTCGCGACCGGCCGCGGCCTGGGCCTCATGTACGGCACCGGCCTCTTCGAGAACTCCGACTTCACCTCCGAAACGAAGGGCGAACTCGCCCACCAGCACATCAAGGAGATCGCCGCCCTCGGCAAGGACCCCGCCGCCGCCGCGGCGTTCTTCGCCACGCTGCCGAAAGAGGTGCGCGAGGCGCTGCCGGATCTTCTCACCGCAACGGGCAGCCCCACCGCCAAGGAGGACCTGGCCGCGTTCAGCGCCGCTCTGGGCGCCGCTCTGCGCGCACCCGGCCGCATTCCGGCCGTGGAGAAGCTGAAGGCCGAGCTGGTAAGCAAGCCGGCCGACCGGGGCGTGGCGTGGAACCGCCTGGCGCTGCTTGCCGGAGCGAAGGCACCGACAGACGTCCGTGTGGCCGCCGCCCGCGCTCTCGCCCTGGACGACTTCATGAAGGACCCGCGCCAGGATTGGTTCGGCGGCAGTGCGAGCCTGTCCCGGACATACGGCTACTCCCCCGACACGATCGCCCTCGCGCTGGAGGTCCTTGTCGGGGACGGCAAGGCCGCACGAGCCACCTTCGCCCAGCTGGGCGGCGACGGTGCAAAGCTCAGTCCGGTCGAGATGATGAAGCGGTTCCTTGACTACAGCAAGACGGTCGGCTCCGGCAATGAGATAACCGGCGCCTTCGGCCGCGCACTGGCGACCGCCTCCGGAGCGTACGACGAAAAGGACGGGGCGCACTCGACGGAGGCCGCGAGATTCGCCTTCAACGTGATCCGGGAGATGCCCAAACTCGGCGTCCAATATCCGATGCGAACATCGATGGCCGAGATCGCGGGTTCCTATGCCACCGAATTCACCGAGGGGGCGAACCTCGGTGATGCCAACCGCACCCAGCCCAGCGCCTTCGGACCGGTCGAAACGATCGTGCCCGGCCTGAACCCGGTGTTCCGGCTCAGCCCGAAGGACACCTACGAGTTCGTCAAGACGTTCGCGGATTCGGCCGCGCACATCAAGCCCTTCGAAGAAGGAATGGGCAACCTCACCGACAGGCTCGTCAACACCGCCGCCAAGATGGACCACGGCAAGAGCACCGATCATCTCGAACGGGCGATGCGAGCGCTCGGCTACGTCGCCGGTATGCAGTTCGCGACGGAGCGGGAGGTGCAGGGGAAACTCGACGCCGAGGACCAGGCCCGGGTCAAGGCAGAGATGTTCACGTATGGCCTCGGTCTCGGCGTCATCGGGTTCGCCATCTCAAGCGTTGCCGGACAGGTGCTGTGGCTTGGAGTGTCCACCTTCACTCCGCTCGGCGTGGAACCCGCGATCACACTGGACAAAAGCCGGCTAGGCCAGTTGGACGAGAGGGACCGCGCTGCCTATATGGCCCGTGAGACCTGGCTGGCGAATATCCTGTTGTCCAACGGCTTCAAGGCCAAGGTTCCTCCGAACGACCCGCGCTTCGCCAAGGCACCCATCGCAGGAGCGGACGGCAAACTGCTGCCCTTCTCCGAGATCGCGAAGAACAAGGCAGCCGTCCGCAACTTCGACAACTGGCTCATCGCCAACGGCTCCGGCGGACTGGACGACCGGATACTTGGCGAGGTCCAGACATCTCTTGAGGAGCGCTTCGCGGGGGCGCGGAAAGTCGCAGAAACTCGAGGCCCATCACCATACGAATGA
- a CDS encoding ADP-ribosylglycohydrolase family protein, producing MGFYAETGAISFRAKVRGCLLGGAIGDALGAPVEFDPLAVIQRDHGSAGLVDFTPDWRGQVGLVTDDTQMTLFTAEGLIRADVRVRERGVGSEADVVRNAYLRWLDTQEHRSPPPADDLVRTGRLREQTWLYSRRAPGNACLSGLRVEPGPAAAPGEPGLVNPRSKGCGTVMRSAPFGLAARDPYAAFDLAVRCAQITHGHPTGYLAAGAFAAIVSLLVEGRPPMEAVHHTLELLRDKPAHEETTTALQAAVALADAAKPSPETVESLGGAWVAEEALAIGVYCALVSGDDVERALLLAVNHSGDSDSTGSVCGNLLGARLGEAALPGRWLSRLEGREVITELADDFADQFSGQFSGGRAAPGKYPGC from the coding sequence GTGGGGTTTTATGCCGAGACGGGGGCAATCTCGTTCCGGGCGAAGGTACGCGGCTGCCTGCTCGGCGGGGCGATCGGCGACGCCCTCGGCGCGCCCGTCGAGTTCGACCCGCTGGCGGTCATCCAGCGCGACCACGGCAGCGCGGGCCTGGTCGACTTCACCCCCGACTGGCGGGGCCAGGTCGGCCTGGTCACCGACGACACCCAGATGACGTTGTTCACCGCCGAAGGGCTGATCCGCGCCGACGTTCGCGTACGCGAGAGGGGCGTCGGCAGCGAGGCCGACGTGGTCCGCAACGCCTACCTGCGCTGGCTCGACACCCAGGAGCACCGCTCCCCGCCGCCGGCGGACGATCTCGTCCGCACCGGCCGGCTTCGTGAGCAGACCTGGCTCTACTCCCGTCGCGCGCCCGGAAACGCCTGCCTGTCCGGGCTGCGCGTCGAGCCCGGCCCGGCCGCCGCTCCCGGCGAACCCGGGCTGGTCAATCCCCGGTCGAAGGGCTGCGGCACGGTGATGCGCTCGGCGCCGTTCGGGCTGGCCGCGCGCGATCCGTACGCGGCCTTCGATCTCGCGGTCAGATGCGCCCAGATCACGCACGGCCACCCCACCGGCTACCTGGCGGCGGGAGCCTTCGCGGCGATCGTCTCCCTGCTGGTCGAGGGCAGGCCGCCGATGGAGGCCGTACACCACACCCTCGAACTGCTGCGGGACAAGCCCGCGCACGAGGAGACCACCACCGCCCTGCAGGCCGCGGTCGCCCTGGCGGACGCGGCGAAGCCGTCACCGGAGACGGTGGAGTCGCTCGGCGGCGCCTGGGTGGCCGAGGAGGCGCTCGCGATCGGCGTCTACTGCGCTCTGGTGAGCGGCGACGACGTGGAGCGGGCGCTCCTGCTCGCGGTCAACCACTCCGGCGACAGCGACTCCACCGGCTCCGTCTGCGGCAACCTGCTCGGCGCCCGGCTCGGCGAGGCGGCCCTTCCCGGGCGATGGCTGTCCCGGCTGGAAGGCCGGGAGGTCATCACCGAGCTCGCCGACGACTTCGCGGACCAGTTCAGCGGCCAGTTCAGCGGGGGCCGCGCGGCGCCCGGCAAATATCCCGGCTGCTGA